A region of bacterium DNA encodes the following proteins:
- a CDS encoding PIN domain-containing protein, giving the protein MGANIIRVIFLILSILLSYCFFPSRKVIGIIIGLLGGGLIIFIEILLERISFKKLLLAVGGLIVGLITAILLTRFFLLIPIENPQTENYLRFILYFIFSYLGIMLGIKGVEELGFVFPFLHSVKGDEKVAVVDTSILIDGRVYELAKSGFIDYTLVIPQFVLKELHELSDCSSDMKRQRGRRGLETINKMRKDASLDVKIYDTDYPDIPSVDAKLVKLAADLRAAVLTNDFNLSKLASVQNIKILNFNTLADILKPRLASGERISLKIIKEGKEADQGIGYLEDGTMIVVEKASKYVGKVADIIIDSAIQTSSGRIIFAKLKT; this is encoded by the coding sequence ATGGGAGCAAATATAATAAGAGTTATTTTTTTGATTTTAAGTATTTTATTGTCTTATTGCTTTTTCCCTTCAAGGAAGGTTATTGGAATTATTATTGGTCTACTTGGAGGAGGTCTTATTATTTTTATTGAAATACTTCTTGAAAGGATTTCATTTAAAAAGTTATTACTTGCAGTAGGTGGTTTAATTGTAGGACTTATAACTGCAATTCTTCTCACAAGATTTTTTCTACTTATTCCAATAGAGAATCCGCAAACAGAGAATTATCTGAGATTTATTCTTTATTTTATATTTTCATATTTAGGAATTATGTTAGGAATAAAAGGAGTTGAAGAATTAGGGTTTGTTTTTCCCTTTTTGCACTCTGTTAAGGGAGATGAGAAAGTTGCTGTTGTTGATACAAGTATATTAATAGATGGAAGAGTATATGAACTGGCAAAAAGTGGTTTTATAGATTATACTCTCGTTATCCCGCAATTTGTTTTAAAAGAATTACATGAACTATCAGATTGTTCAAGTGATATGAAAAGGCAAAGAGGAAGAAGGGGACTTGAAACAATTAATAAAATGAGAAAAGATGCGTCCTTGGATGTAAAAATTTATGATACTGATTATCCTGATATACCTTCTGTGGATGCCAAACTTGTTAAACTTGCCGCTGATTTAAGGGCTGCTGTTTTAACAAATGATTTTAATCTATCAAAACTTGCCTCTGTCCAGAATATAAAAATTCTGAATTTTAATACTCTTGCTGATATTCTTAAACCACGACTTGCAAGTGGTGAAAGAATTTCATTAAAGATTATAAAAGAAGGGAAAGAAGCAGACCAGGGAATTGGGTATCTTGAAGATGGAACAATGATAGTAGTTGAAAAAGCATCTAAATATGTTGGAAAAGTGGCAGATATTATTATAGATAGTGCAATCCAGACATCTTCTGGAAGAATAATTTTTGCAAAATTAAAAACATAA
- the ispD gene encoding 2-C-methyl-D-erythritol 4-phosphate cytidylyltransferase has translation MSIAIIVAGGKGERTGKNIPKAFLEISGKPLLFYSIEKFQSFSSLIIVLPKSHLEMWKDKLKLKYPDINMEIVPGGENRQASVWNGIERIKEDEEIVLIHDVARPLLSKNLIKRVLTGTEKYGACVPVIKCVDTLKKIKNKKIEKTLDRNEVFLVQTPQGFKAGIIKQAYEKAKKENFIGTDDSMLVERIGLPVYCIEGERTNLKITYEEDIGIVESILNGVLK, from the coding sequence ATGTCAATTGCTATAATAGTTGCAGGGGGAAAAGGGGAAAGAACAGGAAAGAATATCCCAAAGGCATTTTTGGAAATTTCAGGTAAACCACTTCTTTTTTATTCAATAGAAAAATTTCAGTCCTTTTCTTCTTTAATAATTGTTCTTCCAAAAAGCCATCTGGAAATGTGGAAAGATAAGTTAAAATTAAAATATCCTGATATAAATATGGAAATAGTCCCTGGTGGAGAAAATAGGCAGGCATCTGTTTGGAATGGGATTGAAAGAATAAAAGAGGATGAAGAAATTGTTTTAATACATGATGTTGCCAGACCTTTATTATCAAAAAATTTAATAAAAAGAGTTTTAACTGGCACTGAAAAATATGGGGCATGTGTTCCTGTTATTAAATGTGTAGATACATTAAAAAAAATAAAAAATAAAAAAATAGAAAAAACACTTGATAGAAATGAGGTTTTTCTTGTTCAGACCCCACAGGGATTTAAAGCAGGCATAATAAAACAGGCATATGAAAAAGCAAAGAAGGAAAATTTTATTGGGACTGATGATTCAATGTTGGTAGAAAGAATAGGATTACCTGTATATTGTATTGAGGGAGAAAGGACAAATTTAAAAATTACCTATGAAGAAGATATAGGTATAGTAGAATCAATTTTAAATGGAGTTTTAAAATAA
- a CDS encoding ACT domain-containing protein: MITQLSIFLENRLGRLFEVVSLLGENNINIRALSLADKANYGILRIIVNKRQQANIILKGNNISVKETKVIAAKVKDEPGGLSHILKIFVDNGINVEYMYAFVEKSEERAIVVFRVENPENGEKILEKNNIKVLNEDEIEKF; this comes from the coding sequence ATGATAACTCAATTATCAATATTTCTTGAAAATAGATTGGGAAGGTTGTTTGAAGTTGTCTCTTTACTTGGAGAGAATAATATTAATATTAGAGCTCTTTCTCTGGCTGATAAAGCAAATTATGGGATTTTAAGAATTATTGTTAATAAGAGGCAACAGGCAAACATAATATTGAAAGGAAATAATATCTCAGTAAAAGAGACAAAAGTTATTGCTGCAAAAGTTAAGGACGAACCAGGTGGACTATCTCATATTCTGAAAATTTTTGTTGATAATGGAATAAATGTAGAATATATGTATGCTTTTGTTGAAAAATCAGAAGAAAGAGCAATTGTAGTTTTTAGAGTTGAAAATCCTGAAAATGGAGAAAAAATATTGGAAAAAAACAACATCAAAGTATTAAATGAAGATGAAATTGAAAAATTTTAA
- a CDS encoding phenylacetate--CoA ligase: MAYFNKGIETISESKLKQIQLDRLKKILDYVNKKVPFYNNLFEKNKINIHKLSSLDDLKNIPFTVKKDLRENYPFGLFAVDLSEVYEIHASSGTTGKLTVVGYTKNDIKLWSEVMARSLVCAGVGKEDIIQNAFGYGLFTGGLGIHYGALKIGASVIPTSAGGTKRQLMIMQDFKSTVLTGTPSYALYMAEEAKSIGIETSKIPIRIGVFGAEPWSERMRKEIEKIWGITALDIYGLSEIIGPGIAQECEGKCGLHIWSDYFLPEIIDINTENTLEEGKEGELVITTLTKEALPLIRYRTGDIVSINYQKCSACGRTFPRISKIKGRIDDMLIIKGVNVFPSQVETVLLNIPEVAPHYQLVVTREKYLDKLQINVEITEETFSDEVKKLEELEKKVKKEIESVIGIDVEVNLVEPKSIERSTGKASRIIDLRKI; encoded by the coding sequence ATGGCTTATTTTAATAAGGGAATAGAAACTATTTCTGAAAGTAAATTAAAACAAATTCAGTTAGATCGTCTTAAAAAAATTTTAGATTATGTCAATAAAAAAGTACCTTTTTATAATAACCTTTTTGAAAAAAACAAAATTAATATTCATAAATTATCTTCTCTTGATGATCTAAAAAATATACCATTTACAGTAAAAAAAGACCTGAGAGAAAATTATCCTTTTGGACTTTTTGCTGTTGACCTTTCAGAGGTTTATGAAATTCATGCTTCTTCTGGAACAACAGGAAAATTGACAGTTGTTGGTTATACAAAAAATGATATAAAATTATGGAGTGAAGTTATGGCAAGAAGTTTAGTATGTGCAGGAGTTGGGAAGGAAGATATTATTCAGAATGCTTTTGGTTATGGACTTTTTACAGGAGGGCTTGGCATTCATTATGGAGCATTAAAAATTGGAGCCAGTGTAATTCCAACATCTGCAGGAGGGACTAAAAGACAATTGATGATTATGCAAGATTTTAAAAGTACTGTTTTAACAGGAACTCCTTCATATGCTTTATATATGGCAGAAGAAGCAAAATCAATTGGAATTGAGACATCAAAAATACCAATTAGAATTGGTGTTTTCGGTGCTGAACCGTGGTCTGAAAGAATGAGAAAAGAGATTGAAAAAATATGGGGTATAACTGCACTGGACATTTATGGATTATCGGAAATAATTGGACCTGGTATTGCACAGGAATGTGAGGGAAAATGTGGACTTCATATCTGGTCTGATTATTTTCTTCCAGAAATAATAGATATTAACACAGAAAATACCCTTGAAGAGGGAAAAGAAGGAGAACTTGTAATAACAACTCTGACAAAAGAAGCATTACCTTTAATAAGGTATAGAACTGGTGATATTGTTTCCATAAATTATCAGAAATGTAGTGCCTGTGGAAGAACTTTCCCAAGAATAAGTAAGATTAAAGGAAGAATAGACGATATGTTAATAATAAAAGGAGTAAATGTTTTCCCATCACAGGTAGAAACAGTCCTTTTAAATATTCCAGAAGTTGCTCCACATTATCAGTTAGTTGTTACAAGAGAAAAATATTTAGATAAATTACAAATAAATGTTGAAATTACAGAAGAGACGTTTTCTGATGAAGTAAAAAAACTTGAAGAACTTGAAAAAAAAGTAAAAAAAGAAATTGAAAGTGTAATTGGCATTGATGTTGAAGTAAATCTTGTTGAACCAAAATCAATTGAGAGAAGTACAGGCAAAGCAAGCAGAATTATTGACCTGAGAAAAATATAG
- the iorA gene encoding indolepyruvate ferredoxin oxidoreductase subunit alpha, whose translation MEKKYLLGNEALAYGLFEGGLEASFAYPGTPSSEITEKLVEISKEENIYIEWSINEKVSYENAYGVSLTGRRSCVIMKHVGLNVASDPFITSVYTGIIGGLVIIVADDPFAYSSQNEQDSRRYWQLAKTVCFEPSSIQESKNIAKFSFEFSEKIGLPVMIRSVTKLSHGKSDVLIGKRQKKISDYGFKKNPSKFVMVPSNARVALKNLNEKQEIIKKEVEKLPFSKFEKGESNIGIVACGLTYSYVKEFVETEKKNSPIFKVSTYPLPEKKLKNFLESVNEIVVFEEGDPVAEEQIYIYSKIYNLKNKIYGKINNFTDKEGELSVDKVEETFYKIRGKKKKYYSFSIPERPPVLCAGCPHLGSFYILKKVFGKDALFPGDIGCYTLGVKLETIDTCLCMGAGISMGSGMSRFEKNNVVSIIGDSTFFHTGIPALINAVYNQANQVICILDNRTTAMTGHQPHPGTGINAKKEKTVEIELKKLISNCGVEDVIEVDPYKIKEAIEKIKGIKDKKGVKVIIFKRECIITSKGKKIQYYIDSKRCKGCKLCLTINCLAMSFKNGKAEIGILCNGCGMCENICPYKAIVKDEKKG comes from the coding sequence ATGGAAAAAAAATATTTACTTGGAAATGAAGCACTTGCTTATGGTCTTTTTGAAGGAGGACTTGAGGCCTCTTTTGCTTATCCTGGGACCCCATCTTCTGAAATAACAGAAAAATTAGTTGAAATAAGCAAAGAGGAAAATATTTATATTGAATGGAGTATAAATGAAAAAGTATCTTATGAAAATGCTTATGGTGTAAGTTTAACAGGGCGAAGAAGTTGTGTAATTATGAAACATGTTGGTTTAAATGTTGCTTCAGACCCTTTTATAACATCTGTTTATACCGGTATAATTGGGGGGCTGGTAATAATTGTTGCAGATGACCCCTTTGCTTATTCTTCTCAAAATGAGCAAGATAGTAGAAGATACTGGCAATTGGCAAAAACAGTTTGTTTTGAGCCATCATCAATTCAAGAGAGTAAAAATATAGCAAAATTTTCTTTTGAATTTTCTGAAAAAATTGGACTTCCAGTTATGATTAGAAGTGTTACAAAGTTATCCCATGGTAAATCAGATGTTTTGATTGGGAAAAGACAAAAAAAAATTAGTGATTATGGATTTAAAAAAAATCCTTCAAAATTTGTAATGGTTCCTTCAAATGCAAGAGTAGCACTAAAAAATTTGAATGAGAAACAGGAAATAATAAAAAAAGAAGTTGAGAAATTGCCTTTCAGTAAATTTGAGAAAGGAGAAAGTAATATAGGTATTGTTGCCTGTGGACTTACTTATAGTTATGTAAAAGAATTTGTAGAAACAGAGAAAAAAAATTCCCCAATTTTTAAGGTATCAACATATCCTTTACCTGAAAAAAAATTAAAAAATTTCTTAGAAAGTGTTAATGAAATTGTCGTTTTTGAAGAAGGAGACCCGGTTGCTGAAGAACAGATTTATATTTATTCTAAAATTTATAATTTAAAAAATAAAATTTATGGGAAAATAAATAATTTTACTGATAAAGAAGGTGAACTATCAGTTGATAAAGTTGAAGAGACATTTTATAAAATAAGAGGGAAAAAGAAAAAATATTATTCTTTTTCTATTCCAGAAAGACCGCCAGTTTTATGTGCAGGGTGCCCTCATTTAGGTTCTTTTTATATTCTAAAAAAGGTTTTTGGGAAAGATGCCTTGTTTCCAGGAGATATTGGGTGTTATACACTTGGTGTTAAATTAGAAACAATTGATACATGTCTTTGTATGGGAGCAGGTATTTCTATGGGCAGTGGTATGTCAAGATTTGAAAAAAATAATGTAGTATCAATTATTGGGGATTCAACATTTTTTCATACAGGAATTCCGGCCCTTATAAATGCAGTTTATAATCAAGCAAATCAAGTTATATGTATTCTTGATAATAGGACAACTGCAATGACAGGTCATCAACCACATCCAGGAACAGGAATAAATGCTAAGAAAGAAAAAACAGTTGAAATTGAACTTAAAAAATTAATATCTAATTGTGGAGTTGAAGATGTTATTGAAGTTGACCCATATAAAATAAAAGAAGCAATAGAAAAAATAAAGGGAATAAAAGATAAAAAGGGAGTAAAAGTAATAATTTTTAAGAGAGAATGTATAATTACATCAAAAGGAAAGAAAATCCAATATTATATTGACTCAAAAAGATGTAAGGGATGCAAATTGTGTTTAACTATTAACTGTCTTGCCATGAGTTTTAAAAATGGCAAAGCAGAAATTGGAATTTTATGTAATGGATGTGGAATGTGTGAAAATATTTGTCCTTATAAGGCAATAGTCAAAGATGAAAAAAAGGGTTGA
- a CDS encoding indolepyruvate oxidoreductase subunit beta, translated as MKKRVDILICGVGGQGILLTSNIIGIAGVEEGFSVRGTEIHGMSQRGGSVEAHIRLNCNYGPQIPYGKGDILIGFEPLEVARYSNYLKENGICVVNSYKIPIIGYEYDEKEIIKIIKRKTDKIYIENFTEKSKELGYVRCLNILMLGFASNFIPIKEESFINAINMYVKKEFVKINYLFFKSGRELYHL; from the coding sequence ATGAAAAAAAGGGTTGATATTTTGATTTGTGGAGTTGGAGGACAAGGAATACTTCTTACCTCAAATATAATTGGTATTGCAGGTGTAGAAGAAGGATTTTCTGTCAGAGGTACTGAAATTCATGGAATGTCACAAAGAGGAGGTTCAGTAGAGGCACATATACGATTGAATTGTAATTATGGTCCTCAAATACCTTATGGGAAGGGAGATATTTTAATTGGATTTGAACCACTTGAAGTAGCAAGATATTCTAATTATCTTAAAGAAAATGGAATTTGTGTAGTTAATAGTTATAAAATTCCTATAATTGGGTATGAATATGATGAAAAAGAAATAATTAAAATTATAAAAAGAAAAACAGATAAAATTTATATTGAGAATTTTACTGAAAAGTCAAAAGAATTAGGTTATGTTAGATGTTTGAATATATTAATGCTTGGTTTTGCTTCAAATTTTATACCTATAAAAGAGGAATCTTTTATAAATGCAATAAATATGTATGTAAAAAAAGAATTTGTCAAAATTAATTATCTTTTTTTTAAATCTGGAAGGGAATTATATCATTTATAA
- a CDS encoding prolyl oligopeptidase family serine peptidase produces MRKYEITYENLNSESYLKPITLLVIEPDKINSETGIMFFTHGWGGNRFQPVDRMEYATTNFNVISISTEYRQSGFDFNSITGLGSYVPYDASFFQVFDVLNGLRFFLSIRDINRKRIYHYGGSQGGHICLLSSIFAPDTFTFVYASSPIVKLTNTYIDWAGRYFGDYEISIRDVMEHANLIKCPVFLEHGTNDHVVPHNEHTEELVKELKKLGKNVFVKYYENGGHDLQPTSTRLEAFMCMCKKNIFDFKNENIDDFQKGSIVRIPAGSKTLVIDWSKKISDNNLFFWE; encoded by the coding sequence ATGAGAAAGTACGAGATAACTTATGAAAACTTAAATTCCGAATCATATCTAAAACCAATAACACTTTTAGTAATTGAGCCAGATAAAATAAATTCTGAAACAGGAATTATGTTTTTTACTCACGGCTGGGGTGGAAATAGATTTCAGCCGGTTGATAGAATGGAATATGCTACAACAAATTTCAATGTAATTTCTATTTCAACAGAATATAGACAGAGTGGATTTGATTTTAATTCTATAACAGGTCTTGGTTCATATGTTCCTTATGATGCAAGTTTTTTTCAGGTATTTGATGTTTTAAATGGTTTAAGGTTTTTTTTAAGCATAAGGGATATAAATAGAAAAAGAATTTATCATTATGGAGGTAGTCAGGGTGGACATATATGCCTTTTAAGTTCAATTTTTGCTCCTGATACATTTACATTTGTATATGCTTCTTCTCCAATAGTAAAGTTAACAAATACATATATTGATTGGGCAGGAAGATATTTTGGTGATTATGAAATTTCTATAAGAGATGTAATGGAGCATGCTAATTTAATAAAATGCCCTGTTTTTTTAGAACATGGTACAAACGACCATGTAGTTCCACATAATGAACATACTGAAGAACTCGTAAAAGAATTAAAAAAATTAGGGAAAAATGTCTTTGTAAAATATTATGAAAATGGTGGGCATGACTTACAGCCAACTTCAACACGACTTGAAGCATTTATGTGTATGTGCAAAAAAAATATTTTTGACTTCAAAAATGAAAATATAGATGATTTCCAAAAAGGCAGTATTGTGAGAATTCCAGCAGGTAGTAAAACACTTGTTATTGATTGGTCTAAAAAAATTTCTGATAATAACCTTTTTTTCTGGGAATAA
- a CDS encoding SGNH/GDSL hydrolase family protein has product MIYKNVELYNVYELVEIGKEKNIISRIPDVLRKHLKQNEYLQTRALMPDGCEIRFNLKSDIGKIMLQAKDKGAGGIYEIYQGNFFHSFQWISDEITTITLKREDLLSNSKKLKILTEKNGLPFDPILTRIILPRSIILKIVDIEGNFDIPEKEQVPSIKYLSYGSSITQGQSAIRPTGSYVMRTAQLLGVDLINLGFGGGAHLEKEMADYIAEKVKWNFATLEMGINMLYNFEVEEFKKRVEYFIPTIKEKNPDKYIFCIDIFTFGSDFFDDCNGKEKKFREIVKKTVESLNNEKVIYIPGTEILKNVDGLGVDLVHPSPSGMEEIAWNLSSIIKPKIKQENNI; this is encoded by the coding sequence ATGATTTACAAAAATGTTGAGTTATATAATGTTTATGAATTAGTTGAAATTGGCAAAGAAAAAAACATAATTTCAAGGATTCCCGATGTGTTAAGAAAACATCTAAAACAGAACGAATATTTACAAACAAGGGCATTGATGCCTGATGGATGTGAAATAAGGTTTAATTTAAAAAGTGATATAGGGAAAATTATGCTTCAGGCAAAAGATAAAGGGGCAGGTGGTATTTATGAAATTTATCAAGGAAATTTTTTTCATTCGTTTCAATGGATTTCTGATGAAATTACAACAATTACCTTAAAAAGAGAAGACCTGTTATCTAATAGTAAAAAATTAAAAATTTTGACTGAAAAAAATGGGCTACCTTTTGACCCAATTTTGACAAGAATAATTCTGCCACGTTCTATAATTTTAAAAATAGTTGATATTGAAGGTAATTTTGACATACCAGAAAAAGAACAGGTTCCTTCCATTAAATACTTATCTTATGGTTCTTCAATTACGCAAGGACAATCTGCAATAAGACCTACAGGAAGTTATGTAATGAGAACTGCACAACTTCTTGGTGTTGACCTTATAAATTTGGGTTTTGGTGGTGGAGCACATTTAGAAAAAGAAATGGCTGATTACATAGCAGAAAAAGTTAAGTGGAACTTTGCTACTCTTGAAATGGGAATAAATATGTTGTATAATTTTGAAGTTGAAGAATTTAAAAAAAGAGTTGAATATTTCATACCTACAATAAAGGAAAAAAATCCTGATAAATATATTTTTTGTATTGATATTTTTACATTCGGTAGTGATTTTTTTGATGATTGCAATGGAAAAGAAAAAAAATTTAGAGAAATTGTTAAAAAAACAGTTGAAAGTTTAAATAATGAAAAAGTTATTTATATACCTGGAACTGAAATTCTGAAAAATGTTGATGGACTTGGAGTTGACCTTGTTCATCCATCACCTTCTGGTATGGAAGAAATAGCATGGAATTTATCAAGTATAATAAAACCAAAAATTAAACAGGAGAATAATATATGA
- a CDS encoding aspartate kinase, translating into MDIIVQKYGGSSLIDIEKIKFVAERIVETKKNGYGVVVVVSAMGKTTDNLISLAKQITTFPPARELDLLLSTGEMVSVSLVCMAIENLGYEAEGFPGYFAGIKTDNVHTKARIQKIDPKNIIRELNKNKIVVVAGFQGISFENTITTLGRGGSDLTAIAIAAAIKAKLCEIYTDVEGVFTADPNIISEAKLIKEISYDEMLEMAWSGAKVMQARAVEFAKKYKVPFVVKPTFNKKGEGTMIKEMEVKEGASVSAVSIDKNQAKITIFRIPDRPGIAAEIFTSIGNENINVDMIVQNVSKQNYADISFTVDINDLEKAFEISQKLGEKLGAEKVEKDTDICKISIIGIGMMNNPGVAGRMFSAIAKVGVNIEMISTSEIKISSIVRKKDGEKALKQVHKEFIQ; encoded by the coding sequence ATGGATATAATAGTTCAGAAATATGGTGGTAGTTCTTTAATAGATATTGAAAAAATAAAATTTGTTGCAGAAAGAATTGTTGAAACAAAAAAAAATGGATATGGTGTTGTTGTTGTTGTTTCTGCTATGGGAAAAACAACAGATAACTTAATTTCCTTAGCAAAACAGATAACTACTTTCCCTCCTGCAAGAGAACTTGACCTTCTGCTGTCAACTGGAGAAATGGTATCCGTATCTCTTGTTTGTATGGCTATTGAAAATTTAGGGTATGAAGCAGAAGGGTTTCCAGGATATTTTGCAGGTATAAAAACAGACAATGTTCATACAAAAGCAAGAATCCAGAAAATAGACCCCAAAAACATAATAAGGGAATTAAATAAAAATAAAATAGTTGTAGTTGCTGGATTTCAGGGAATAAGTTTTGAAAATACAATAACAACACTTGGGAGAGGTGGGTCTGACCTTACTGCAATTGCAATTGCTGCGGCAATAAAAGCAAAATTATGTGAAATATATACAGATGTTGAAGGTGTTTTTACAGCAGACCCAAATATAATCAGTGAAGCAAAACTTATAAAAGAAATATCTTATGATGAAATGCTTGAAATGGCATGGTCAGGAGCAAAAGTAATGCAGGCAAGAGCAGTTGAATTTGCAAAAAAATATAAAGTGCCATTTGTTGTGAAACCAACTTTTAACAAAAAGGGGGAAGGAACAATGATTAAAGAAATGGAAGTAAAAGAAGGAGCAAGTGTTTCTGCTGTTTCAATTGACAAAAACCAGGCAAAAATAACAATTTTTAGAATTCCTGATAGACCTGGAATTGCTGCTGAAATTTTTACCTCAATAGGAAATGAAAATATAAATGTTGATATGATTGTTCAAAATGTAAGTAAGCAAAACTATGCTGACATTTCATTTACAGTTGATATAAATGACCTTGAAAAAGCATTTGAAATATCCCAGAAATTAGGAGAAAAACTTGGTGCAGAAAAAGTTGAAAAAGACACTGATATTTGTAAAATATCAATAATTGGAATTGGAATGATGAATAATCCAGGAGTTGCAGGAAGGATGTTTTCTGCTATTGCAAAAGTTGGTGTAAATATAGAAATGATAAGTACTTCTGAAATTAAAATCTCTTCTATTGTAAGAAAAAAAGACGGAGAAAAAGCATTAAAACAGGTACATAAAGAGTTTATTCAATAA